A single genomic interval of Antarcticibacterium arcticum harbors:
- a CDS encoding TonB-dependent receptor: MNQKYFLLPLLLLIFQLSFSQSTGSIQGNLINKNGQPVVDANIEIPGTILGTESKSNGEFILSNVPAGNYTLRISFVGYQTKDLAVSVQAGQTTTLSAIVLNNNDQDLEEVVVRANGNINEFTRGKSDHVAKLPLKDIENPQVYNNITAELLQEQVITNFDDALKNSPGISKLWESTGRGNDGAGYFSLRGFPVQPTLMNGLPGLTNGSPDPANLERIEVVKGPSGTLYGSSLISYGGLINIVTKKPYDYFGGNIAYTIGSFGLNRITADVNTPLDETGKVALRVNTAYHKQNSFQDLGFRESFFIAPSLSYKVNDRLSFLINTEIFKGETTNPTMLFVDRGAPLRATNIEELGYDTNRSYTSNDLTLENPNYSLQGQMNYKLSTGWTSQTVFSRGSSKSIGHYSYLYETTRFYQGRDEIEGSLTNLDEGLVFTRYMNNQNSTTLTSDIQQNFLGDFNIAGLRNRMVVGLDYFNRQVIDNSSGYVANGNVYIGNASLQNVNESVYGIFDPSAYIRNNDNGRLSAAATDNLLAGRPLNNNTTREDIYSAYVSNVLNFTPNLSAMASLRVDRFESDRNSQTALSPKFGIVYQPILERVSLFANYMDGFSNVAPQQQGDPAQGVTTTVIFDPERASQFEAGTKLNLVKNKVSATISYYDIQVSNIVMEETGRPFFYVQDGERYSRGYEASVTATPFAGLNIIAGYSHNDSKLTVSDQTDFLGRRPESAGPEDQANLWASYRIPTGTYEGFGLGFGGNYAGENMIFNRAVGGVFTLPSYTVLNASAFYNVEKFSVILKLNNLTNEEYFNGWSTINPQMPRNFAASFTYNF; this comes from the coding sequence ATGAACCAGAAATATTTTCTGTTACCCCTCCTGCTTTTGATATTTCAACTCAGCTTTAGCCAGTCTACCGGAAGCATCCAGGGAAACCTTATCAATAAGAACGGCCAGCCCGTAGTAGATGCGAATATTGAAATACCGGGTACTATCCTGGGAACAGAATCAAAGTCTAATGGAGAATTTATCCTTAGCAATGTACCGGCAGGAAATTATACCCTAAGAATTTCCTTTGTAGGTTACCAAACCAAAGATCTTGCAGTTTCTGTACAAGCAGGACAAACTACTACCCTATCGGCAATCGTTCTGAATAACAATGACCAGGACCTGGAGGAAGTTGTTGTGAGGGCCAATGGTAATATTAATGAGTTTACCAGAGGTAAAAGTGATCATGTGGCCAAACTGCCATTAAAAGATATTGAGAACCCACAGGTTTATAACAATATTACCGCAGAACTTCTTCAGGAACAGGTTATAACCAACTTCGATGATGCCTTAAAGAACTCCCCGGGAATATCAAAATTATGGGAATCTACAGGAAGGGGAAATGACGGGGCCGGATACTTTTCCCTGCGTGGTTTTCCGGTTCAACCGACTCTTATGAATGGCTTACCCGGACTCACGAACGGAAGTCCCGATCCTGCTAACCTGGAAAGGATTGAAGTAGTAAAAGGACCATCGGGAACGTTATATGGTAGCAGCCTTATATCTTATGGAGGCCTTATAAATATTGTAACCAAAAAGCCCTATGATTATTTCGGCGGAAATATAGCCTATACCATAGGTTCCTTTGGATTAAACCGCATCACTGCCGATGTTAACACCCCTCTTGATGAAACCGGCAAAGTAGCCTTAAGGGTTAATACGGCATATCATAAACAAAACAGTTTTCAGGATCTTGGTTTCCGGGAATCCTTCTTTATAGCACCCTCTTTGAGCTATAAGGTGAATGACAGGCTGTCCTTCCTTATCAATACTGAAATTTTTAAAGGAGAAACCACTAATCCTACCATGCTTTTTGTAGACCGTGGTGCACCTTTACGAGCAACCAATATAGAGGAGTTAGGTTATGATACCAACCGTAGCTATACCAGCAATGACCTTACTCTTGAAAACCCCAATTACAGCCTGCAGGGCCAGATGAATTATAAACTTTCCACAGGCTGGACCTCACAAACCGTTTTCTCAAGGGGATCTTCCAAATCTATAGGCCATTATTCATATTTATACGAGACCACCCGTTTTTACCAGGGTAGGGATGAAATTGAAGGAAGCCTAACTAATCTTGATGAAGGGCTTGTTTTTACCAGGTATATGAACAACCAGAATTCAACAACGCTTACCTCAGATATTCAGCAGAATTTCTTAGGAGATTTCAACATCGCAGGTCTTAGAAACCGTATGGTAGTAGGCCTTGATTACTTTAACAGGCAGGTTATAGACAACAGCTCCGGCTATGTTGCAAACGGAAATGTTTATATTGGAAATGCTTCATTGCAAAATGTGAACGAAAGCGTTTACGGCATCTTTGATCCTTCAGCATATATTAGAAATAACGACAATGGAAGGCTTTCTGCCGCCGCTACAGATAATTTGCTTGCCGGGCGTCCTTTAAATAACAATACTACCCGCGAAGATATCTATAGTGCGTATGTTTCCAATGTACTTAATTTCACCCCTAATCTTTCAGCAATGGCGAGTTTGAGGGTAGACCGTTTTGAGAGTGACAGGAATAGCCAAACGGCACTTTCTCCTAAATTCGGGATTGTTTATCAGCCCATATTGGAAAGGGTATCCCTTTTTGCCAATTATATGGACGGATTTAGCAATGTGGCCCCACAACAGCAGGGGGATCCTGCACAGGGTGTTACCACTACTGTTATTTTTGATCCTGAAAGAGCCAGTCAATTTGAGGCGGGAACCAAACTTAATTTGGTAAAAAATAAGGTTTCTGCTACTATAAGTTATTATGATATTCAGGTTTCCAATATTGTGATGGAGGAAACAGGGCGGCCTTTTTTCTACGTTCAGGATGGAGAACGCTACAGCCGCGGTTATGAAGCCAGTGTGACTGCAACACCTTTTGCAGGATTAAATATAATAGCAGGGTACAGCCATAACGACAGTAAACTTACAGTATCAGATCAAACCGACTTTTTGGGAAGACGTCCGGAATCTGCAGGGCCGGAAGACCAGGCCAACCTATGGGCTAGTTACAGGATACCAACCGGAACCTATGAAGGATTTGGCCTTGGGTTTGGCGGGAATTATGCAGGTGAAAATATGAT
- a CDS encoding PepSY-associated TM helix domain-containing protein, producing the protein MGKKRNKANTTFRKIIRNTHLVLGLGSGLIIFIMAVTGCLWAFQEEIEAFTSPLPEIQMQNAAVIPPVEARRLAHEVFPGRMVHGTLYGAANDPVKVIFYELEPEFYHTVYLHPYTGKVLHIDNNLTGFFPFVLEGHRYLWLPKPIGEQLVQWSTVIFAVMLLTGIVLWWPKNRKNRRQRYTLDWKETTKWKRKNYDLHSVIGFYISFIAVIIVFTGLVMAFESFKAGTYYSLGGQKETLWRVPENNATTNQIALNGNGMDLLFNKLRSEYPQAVDLEFHYPATEEEAIYVEIGYEEGIYYNADYRFYDQNTLEEITSPTIYGVYAETGFPEKVMRMNYDIHVGAIGGLPGKVLAFFASLICASLPVTGFLLWYGRTYKKKPVQLKPTRKKRVAVPVD; encoded by the coding sequence ATACCACTTTCCGGAAGATCATTAGAAACACACACCTTGTCCTGGGACTGGGAAGCGGGTTAATTATATTTATAATGGCTGTCACCGGGTGCCTTTGGGCCTTCCAGGAAGAAATTGAAGCTTTTACCTCGCCCCTCCCGGAAATCCAGATGCAGAATGCAGCAGTAATTCCTCCGGTAGAAGCCAGAAGGCTCGCTCACGAAGTTTTCCCCGGAAGAATGGTACATGGTACATTGTATGGGGCTGCCAATGACCCGGTAAAAGTTATCTTCTATGAATTGGAACCGGAATTTTATCACACTGTTTATTTACACCCTTATACAGGAAAGGTATTACATATAGATAATAACCTCACGGGATTCTTTCCCTTTGTTCTGGAAGGACACCGGTATTTATGGCTTCCCAAACCTATTGGCGAGCAACTGGTGCAATGGAGTACGGTGATCTTTGCGGTTATGCTACTAACCGGGATAGTTCTCTGGTGGCCCAAAAACCGGAAAAACCGTAGGCAACGCTACACCCTGGACTGGAAAGAAACTACAAAGTGGAAACGAAAGAATTATGACCTTCACTCTGTCATAGGTTTTTATATAAGTTTTATTGCTGTGATTATTGTTTTTACCGGCCTTGTAATGGCTTTTGAAAGTTTCAAGGCAGGAACCTATTACAGCCTGGGGGGCCAAAAAGAAACCTTATGGCGGGTACCAGAGAATAATGCCACCACAAATCAAATAGCGCTTAATGGTAACGGGATGGATCTCCTGTTTAACAAGCTTCGATCTGAATATCCACAAGCAGTTGACCTTGAATTCCATTATCCCGCGACTGAAGAAGAAGCAATTTATGTGGAAATTGGGTATGAGGAAGGGATCTATTATAATGCCGACTATCGCTTTTACGATCAAAATACCCTGGAAGAAATAACCTCGCCAACCATTTACGGAGTGTACGCTGAAACCGGTTTTCCAGAAAAGGTGATGAGAATGAATTATGATATTCATGTAGGCGCTATAGGGGGCCTCCCGGGTAAGGTATTGGCATTCTTTGCCAGCCTTATTTGCGCAAGCCTTCCGGTTACAGGATTTTTACTGTGGTACGGGCGTACCTACAAAAAGAAACCCGTGCAATTAAAACCTACCCGAAAAAAACGGGTAGCGGTCCCTGTAGATTAA